Proteins co-encoded in one Quercus robur chromosome 8, dhQueRobu3.1, whole genome shotgun sequence genomic window:
- the LOC126696665 gene encoding uncharacterized protein LOC126696665 has translation MGLKRKPPTSLFDLLESQPGKGAQGTPQPSAPSPLPQPQTIQTRSSSTKSQPQSPRPKLPAPPQPALPPRPETIDSKRKMSPKGKETMDGGKSQPSKGREEAPRVKQLKIGHQSKGKETEAQSAQSKGKGVEAQSLPSAWLLAPMLHEGPLLEPASMRDLGDGEDGYVADALGRTMLLPTDVDELKKMRMQEVFLNTKRYLGMALQATYRMEEEVNKQSKAAENECSKRLEATRTLKASEDDLAKAKVALKEAIRDRDSASAENDKGVVEYAQDEAVRAKREAEFARNEAEAAKETAEDEGYNAGVWEETLKQAGVDASSDLWKAENIFYPTAIREAASTSSEAVSDQHEGWVTQSEAVQVGASPGEPLKGGELQDAIEAPERMDPEVPKEDVKPVVGVQIPDAEEPTILAQPLQAIPLTVVPKSTNTDPAQSSPEGTVLQGVKAGPVPPSQDVADTELKK, from the exons ATGGGACTTAAGAGGAAGCCCCCGACCAGCTTATTCGACCTCCTCGAGAGTCAACCGGGGAAGGGTGCGCAGGGAACACCGCAGCCCAGCGCCCCGTCCCCACTACCTCAACCCCAGACTATCCAGACTAGGTCATCCTCCACAAAGTCACAGCCACAATCTCCCCgccccaaacttcctgctcctCCCCAACCAGCTCTGCCTCCTCGGCCGGAGACCATTGACTCAAAGAGAAAGATGAGTCCCAAGGGCAAGGAAACCATGGATGGGGGAAAATCCCAACCTTCTAAGGGGAGGGAGGAAGCTCCACGTGTGAAACAATTGAAGATTGGGCACCAAAGCAAGGGTAAAGAGACCGAAGCCCAATCTGCCCAAAGCAAGGGAAAGGGGGTCGAGGCCCAATCCTTGCCAAGCGCCTGGCTTCTCGCCCCAATGCTCCACGAGGGGCCACTGCTAGAACCCGCGTCCATGAGGGACCTTGGAGATGGCGAGGATGGTTATGTGGCAGATGCATTAGGGAGAACCATGCTACTTCCCACCGACGTGGAtgagttgaagaaaatgaggatgcaggaggttttCCTCAATACGAAGAGgtacttgggcatg GCTctccaggccacctataggatggaggagGAAGTGAACAAGCAGAGTAAGGCGGCCGAGAATGAATGCTCCAAGCGCCTAGAGGCCACGCGGACTCTCAAAGCTTCCGAGGACGACCTCGCCAAGGCCAAGGTTGCCTTAAAGGAAGCTATCCGAGATAGGGATAGCGCCTCGGCGG AGAATGATAAAGGTGTGGTAGAGTATGCCCAGGACGAAGCCGTGAGGGCCAAGCGGGAGGCTGAGTTTGCCAGAAACGAGGCTGAGGCTGCCAAGGAAACGGCTGAGGATGAGGGTTACAACGCGGGG gtttgggaagagACCTTGAAGCAAGCTGGGGTGGATGCTTCGTCTGATTTGTGGAAAGCGGAGAACATATTCTATCCTACAGCCATCCGTGAGGCCGCCTCCACCAGCTCCGAGGCTGTGAGCGACCAACATGAGGGATGGGTCACTCAGTCGGAAGCTGTACAGGTCGGCGCCTCTCCTGGCGAGCCGCTTAAAGGGGGAGAGCTTCAGGATGCGATAGAAGCACCTGAGCGTATGGATCCCGAGGTGCCCAAAGAGGATGTCAAGCCTGTGGTCGGCGTTCAGATCCCTGATGCCGAAGAGCCAACCATACTTGCCCAGCCCCTGCAGGCAATTCCCCTTACTGTGGTCCCCAAGAGTACCAATACCGATCCTGCTCAGTCTTCCCCAGAAGGGACTGTCCTCCAGGGCGTCAAAGCTGGTCCTGTTCCGCCTTCCCAGGATGTGGCCGACACAGAATTGAAGAAGTAG